The Zalophus californianus isolate mZalCal1 chromosome X, mZalCal1.pri.v2, whole genome shotgun sequence genomic interval TTTGTATATAACTTTGCACAAGGTTAATAAATCTTTGTGGTTCAGAAAATTATAATTGGGTTTTAATGGGCAAATGTTAAAGTACTTCTCCACCAATATTtagtaattacattttaaaaagctaggAGACATTTCTAGCATTCAGATTTTTATACTGTATTTCAATACATGATAAATTCATGAACATTTCTTATCTCCTAGAACTGTTGTATATCTTAAAAACTCATCATCATAAGCATTCTCTGGATTTTCACAGAATTAATCCTGAataattaatgaatataaaagaGTTAGACAAGTACTGAAGCATGCTAATCATTGTTTCATTgtcaattaggaaaaaaatagtctctttgGCCTGCTAACTTAGAATATGTAATGTATAGCTAACTTTTAATTTACAAATGTAAACTGTCTCTAATTATTCCCAAGTggtctcccatccaagtactaaccaggcccgaccctgcttagcttccgagatcagacgagatcgggcgcattcagggtggtatggccatagaccAAACTGTCTCTAATTATTATATGAATGTATTGAGATAAAGATCAATGTCATGGTGAAAGAATTTgtagaaaaaaacctgaaacacTTTGATATAACAGTTATTAAATGTATTGGGACAGTTCTTACAATTATGCTTAGTTTATGGATCAACATATAATGTTTACATATTTCCTAAAAATGGTATGATATCTTAAACACTAATAACTTAGGAATTATATCAAACACAAGTCTTAATTTTGGCAGAATGATTTTAGGCAGAATGAATGTAAATTTAATACAAACAGAATTGAAGAGGCAGGTAACATTCATTCATACTTTACAGGTCTCTAAATGCATGTAAGTCTTGATCATTCTGCTTCTAAGGATCTTGCTCAATATCATCTGAGTCATGACTTATTGGCACTTTTTCAAAGTTCCAGCCATAAAGTTGAAAGTCAATATAGccttaaatgaaaatttttaaaatacatagactACCCAAAGATAGTccaaaatggcagaggagtaggagaccttaatttcatctggtcccaggaattcatcTAGATAGCggtcaaatcattctgaacacctgcaaactcaaccagagatctaagagaagaatagctgcaactctacaaatagaaaagtgtcCACTTCctgcaagaatgacaagatggagaaactcacctcaaaaaagagaacaagaggcagtactgactgccaaggacctaatcagtatggatataagatGTCAGAATTAAAGttaagaataatgattataaagatactagctgggcttgaaaaaagcataaaagacactagagaatcctgcactgtagaaataaaagactaaaatctaatcaaatcgaaatgaaaaaggctattagtaagatgcaatgaaaaaaagaggctctaactgctaggataaatgaggcaaaagagagaattagtgacatagaagacaaaatgatggagtataaagaagctgaaaaaagagagataaacaactactgaaacATGAGAGGAGAATTTGCAAGAAAAgtataccataaagcaaaacaatgttagaataattgggatcccagtagaagaggaaagaaagagaggggtagaaggtatattgtagcaaattataactgagaacttccctaatctggggaatgaatcagacattcaagtccaagaagcacagagaacccccctcaaaatcaatgaaGAGAAGTCAACAgctcaacatataatagtgaaacttgcaaatctcagagacgaagggaaaatcttgaaaacaactCAGGACTAGAGTTTTGTAACCTACAAGGCtaaaaacattagactggcagcagatctaaccacagagacctggcaggccagaaaggactggcatgatatattcagggtgctaaataaGAAGAATATGtagccaaaaatactttatccagcaaggatgtcattcaaaagagaaggagagataaaaagctctcAAGACAAAcataaactaaaagaatttgtcatcactaaaccagtcctgcaagaaatattaaaggggatcctgtaagcaaagagagagcccaaaagtaacatagaccagaaaggaacagagacaatatacagaagcagggactttacaggtaatacaatggcactaaattcatatctttcaatagttcctctgaatgtaaatgggttcaatgccccaatccaaagacacatggtatcagattgtataaaaaagcaagacccactgatatgtTTTCTGTAAGAGACACATTTTAGtcacaaagacacctccagattgaaagtgagggggtggaaaacagcttatcatgctaatggacatcaaaagaaagctggggtagcaatccttatatcagacaaattagattttaaaaacaaggctgtaataagagatgaggaaggacattatatcataattaaagggtttatccaacaacaaaatctaacaattgtaaatatttatgctcctaacatgggagtagccaattatatagtCTAATTAATaacagaattaaagaaacaaattgataataatacaataatagtaggggaatttaacaccccactcacagcaatggacaaatAATCTAAgcaatcaacaaggaaacaatggatttaaatgatgcactggaccagatggacttcgcAGATAAATTCAgtgcatttcatcctaaagcaccagaatacacattcttcttgagtgcacatggaacattctccagaatagagcacatactgggtcacaaatcaggtttcaactgatAAGTTGGGATCATTCCATGCCTATTTTcaaaccacagtgctttaaaacttgaacactatcacaggaggaaatttggaaagaactcaaatacatggaggctaaagagcatcttactaaagaatgaaagggtcaaccaggaaattaaagaattaaaaaaaattcgtGGGGAGACCCTGAGTTGCTCTGCAAGTCACCATGCTGCGTGGAAGTCGGAGCTGCACCTCCCGCATGGCCCCTCTGGCCAGCCAGGCACTTCAGATGAGAGCGGCACCTAGACCAGCGCCAGCAGCTCAGCCTCCAGCAGTGGCTCCACCAGCTGCTGTTGGCTCACCTGCTGCTGCGCCCCGGCAGCCAGGGCTCATGGCCCAGATGGCAACCACTGCAGCTGGCGTGGCTGTGGGCTCTGCTGTCAGGCACATGATAGGTCATGCCATCACTGGGGGCTTCAGTGGAGGAGGCGATGCTGAGCCTTCAAGGCCTGACATCACTTACCAGGAGCCTCAGGGAACCCAGCCAGCATACCAGGAGCAGCAGCAGTTTGGCCCATGCCACTCTGAGATGAAACAGTTTCTGGAGTGTGCCCAGAACCAGGGTGACCTGAAGCTTTGTGAAGGTTTCAGCGAGGTGCTGAAACAGTGCAGATTTGCAAATGGATTAGCCTAATCAAGAAGTTCAAAttgaagataaggaaaatcaTCTATCATAACCAAGTTAActtagcataaaaatataattgatggtGAATGGTGAATATATAAAGTGTAAAACCACCACTTAAGCTTCTCCTTCATCATTAAATACAGCTTTCTTCAGAATTGGAATAAAAAAGGTTGTTCTTACTGTATAGAAGTTCATTGAGATGGTTTGAATTTGGGGTTGGGCAGATATTTGTGTGCCTGCTTAAATCACCTTTTGTGATGTTCTCATTTGTGAATTAGAATAAAGTGAttttctccccccccaaaaaaatattcGTGGTgtggtgcctggttggctcagtcattaagtgtctgccttcatctcaggtcatgatcccagggtcctgggatcgagccccgcattgggctccctgctctacaggaagcctgcttctcccactccccctgcttgtattccctctatcactgtgtctctctctgtcaaataaataaataaaatctttaaaaaaataaaaataaatttaaaaaattcatgaaaaaaatgaaaatgaaaacacaactattcaaaacctttgggatacagcaaaggcagtcctaagagggacatatatagcaatacaagcctttctcacaaaacaagaaaggtctcaaatacacaacctaaccttacacctaaaggagctagagaatgaacaagaaataaagcctaaacacagaaGGAGAAGgtaattaataaagattagagcagaaatcaatgaatagaaaccaaagaacattagaactgatcaatgaaagtaggagctggttctttgaaagaattgacaagattgataaacccctggccagacttatcaaaaagaaaagggaaaggacccaaattaataaaatcatgaatgaaaaaggagagatcacagccaacaccaaggaaatacaaacacttataagaacatattatgagcaacaatatgccaacaaattaggcaatctggaagaaatggatgcattcctagagacatataaactaccaaaactgggctcctgggtggcttattcagttaagcttctgtctttgtctcaggacatgatcccagggtcctgggatttaatcccccatcaggctccctgctcagtggtgagtctgcttctcccttgacccttcccccatgctcatgatctctctccctctcaaataaataaatagataaataaataaattctttaaaaagaaaaaaaaaactacaaaaactgaaacaggaagaaatagaaaacctgaacagacacataaccagcaaggaaattgaagcagtaataaaaaatcacccaacaaacaaaagtccagggccagatggctttccagggcaattctaccaaacatttaaagaagaattaatacttattcttctgaggctgtttcaaaaagtggaaatggaaggaaagcttccatactctttctatgaggccagcattaccttgatcccaaaaccagacaaagaccccaccaaaaagaagtacagaccaatatccttgatgaacatggatgccaaaactCTCACAAAgatgctagccaataggatccaacagtatattaaaaggattattcaccatgaccaagtgggatttatccccgggatgcaagggtggttcaacatttgcaaatcaatcaatgtgatagaacacattaataagaggagagagaaccatatgatcctctcaattgatgcagaaaaaggatttgacaaagtacagcatcctttcttgattaaaattccaCAGTGTAGGgctagagagaacatacctcaatatcataaaagccatctacaaaaaccccacagtgaatatcattctcaaaggggaaaaactgtgagtttttcccctaaggtcaggaacacgacagggatgtccactctcaccactgttgttctacatactactggaagtcttagtctcagcaatcagacaacaaaaagaaataaatgcatctGAATTgacaaagaagtagtcaaactcattctttgcagatgatataatactctatgtggaaaatggaaaagactccaccccaaaattgctagaactcatacagcaattcaacaacttggcaggatataaaatcaatgcacagaaatcagttgtatcaCTTATACACTAAtagtgagacagaagaaagagaaattgtggaattgatcacatttacaattgcaccaaaaccacaggatacctaagaataaacttaaccaaagaggcaagggatctgtactcataaaactatagaacagtcatgaaagaaactaaggaagacacaaagaaatgggaaaaccttccatgctcatgaattggaagaaaaaatattgttaaaatgtctatgctacctagagcaatctatatattcaatgtaatccctatcaaaataccatcaacttttttcacagagttggaacaaataatgctaaaatttgtatggaaccagaaaagaccctgaatggccaggggaatgttgaaaaagaaaaccaaagctggagacATTATGATGCCTGACTTTAAGGTATATTAtgaagctgtagtcatcaagacatcatggtattggcacaaaaacagacacatagattaatggaacagaatagagtctccagaaatggaccctcaactctatggtcagctaatcttcaacaaagcaggaaagaacatccagtggaaaaaagacattctcttcaacaaattgtgttgggaaaattggacagccacatacagaagaatgaaactggaccatttccttacaccatatacaaaaatagactcaaaatggttgaaatacctaaatgtgagataggaatccatcaaaatcctagagataaacacaggcagccacctcttcaaccttggttgcagcaacttcttgctagacaagtctccaaaggcaagggaaacaaaggcaaaaatgaactattgggacttcatcaagatgaaaagcttttccacaaaaaaggaaatagtcaacaaaaccaaaagacaaccgaaagaatgggagaagatatttgcaaatatcttatcagataaagggctagtatccaaaatctctaaagaacttatcaaacccaacacccaaaggacaaataatccaaacaagaagtgggcagaagacatgaacagacatttctccaaaaaatacatagaaatggccaacagacatatgaaaaaatgatgcttatcacttggcatcagggaaatacaaatcaaatccacaatgagataccacctcacatgggtcagaatagctaaaattaaccactgaggaaacaacagatgttggtgaggatggggagaaagtggaaccctcttacactctttgtggaatgcaaactggtacaaccactctggaaaacagtatggaggttcctcaaaaagttgaaaataggggcacctgggtggctcagttggttaagcgtctgctttctgctcaggtcatgatcccgaagttccaggattgagtcctgcattgggctccctgctcagtggggagtctgcttctccctctgcccctccccaaattgtgctctctctctcaatctctctttctttcttactcactcactccctctctcaagtaaataaataaaatcttaaacaaagaaattgaaaatagagctaccctagacCCAACAACTGCACTATTGGGATTTACTACAATgctacaaatgtagtgatctgaaggggcacaagcagcaccccattgtttatagcagcaatgtctgcaatagccaagctatggaaagagcccagctgtccatcgacagatgaatggataaagaagatgtgttttatacacacacacacacacacacacacacacacacacacacacacacacacaacggaatattatgcagacatcaaaaaagaaagaaatcttgccatttgcaactgtGTGGATGAAACTagggggcattatgctaagcgaaataagtcaatcagagaaagacaattatcatatgatctcactcatatgtggaaattaagaaacaagacaggggatcatggggaagagaggaaaaaataaaacaagatgaaattagaaagggagacaaaccataagtcTTTTAATAATAGGAagcaaacagggttgctggagaggagggcaGTTAGGGGGATGGGATaagtgggtgatagacattaaagAAGGTACGTGATGTAATGAGTGCTGTGTATTAtataagagtgatgaatcactgacctccacctctgaaatcaataatacattatgttaattaattcaatttaaatttaaaaaataaaaaatttaaaaaataaatctgcctcttcaaaataaaaaattaaaaaaattaaaaaaattaaaaattaaaagaaataagtttgccaagttaaaataaaaaagactgatgaatcactgacttctacctctgaaactaacaatacattatatgttaattaattgaatttaaataaaaaaataaacctcatacacttaaaaaaagtaactggCAAACCCAAGAATAAACCTCACTCTGTAATTGTCCCTTACCACAAAattgaaatgattactacaatagATATTCAGGCTATTTTTGACTTACCACAATTTTAAGTTACAttgtaaaaaatattcattaaagtttttaaaacatgtattatagatttttaatagaaatacagaatttagcaataaaaagtatGTAGACTGCCTCTGTGAATTTAGCTAAGAAAAGCAACTTTTAGGTTGAAGgatgagaaaaattatttatttatttagctttgaATTTGTTCGGATTTAACTCCACTTCTAAGGAGGGGAACCTTTTTGTTATAAGTTGAAATTCTCCTATTAAACAGTTGAAAGATTGTTCATTTAGACTTGGAGGGTACTTTCTAGGCATTTTATGAGTTTGTAGGTGtggaaaacttttcctttcttcccttctacaTTCTTTACTGGCCTGATAATTTAATTGATGTAagacattaacagaagaaaaacaaatttcatgcCTATGGGAGGcccataaaaatatgactctgagGCAGTCAAGTAACTTAGGTATATCTATCATActgagctaaggagaaggggaTAGGTATCTGGAGCCTCAAAGGggaggaagacaattcacaggaagatgagagGAGCAAATATTTGGTAAGCAACTATTTGCTATGTCATGCAGTTAAGTCTTGCTGATATTAAAAGTTatgtcttctaaaaaaataaaaataaaaggtatgttTTCTTTCCCAGGTTTCAGCACACAAAAAATGCTATCTCTGGTAGTAGCTCTTTTCCTGGTTCAAGCCACCTACTTAAATTCTTTTAGGTAGGTAAGGGGAAGATAAAAAGAtcttcctgaatctgctgggtccTGATTGTCTTCAACTTGAAATAATTCACATGCCAAAATGACACATTCTGAGGCGGTATATTCTGCTCCCCACCAAGTTCATCATGGGAAACTTTCTGTCTGTATAGTATCCCTTGGTTGACAAACCTGAGGTGAAAGTTTATGGAATCTGTCCTTTTTCATTGTTCATCTGCCCATATGGCCTAGACTCATAAGAATTGGTCCTTTTCCTAGAATGGCACTAAGTGATGATTCTACAATGATGAGAACAATGTAAATTGAAAACTTAGTGGGAAAAGCACAAGACTGTGAGTCAGATGATTGAATTTGAGACTTATTTGCCACTgatagctctgtgaccttaggaagatctgtattttaaatgagccttgagtttgttttttaatctgtaaaatggttaAATGCTTACCTGACAGGGCTGTTGAGAGGATTTAATAAGATGTTGGGTTTGCATTTTAGCCTATTCATTTCTAAGgcattgaaataattttaatggacTAATTTAGGTAAAATGTGCTATTTATGTATACACAAAAATGAGTTAATACCCGATGAATTTCAGATGAcctttatttgtgtgtgtttaatttttgcaatttgagtatagttgacacccaatgttacattagtttcaggtgtacaacatagaaATTTGACAGGTttgtacattatgctatgttcacaagtttagttactgtctgtcaccatacaatgctattacaatatcattgactatattccctatgctgtgccttttattcccatgacttaatcattccataactggaagcctgtatcacCCACTTTCCTTCACCCATTTGACTCATCctctacctccctcccttctggcagccatcagtttgttctctgcatttatagcTCTAAATCtgtgttttgcttgtttattcatttgtgggttttttgtttttttttttagattccacatacaagtgaaatcatatgctatttgtctttctcagtctgacttatttcctttagcataataccctctaggtccatccatgttgtttcaaatgacATAAtctcatcctttctaatggctgcattatctatatatatatcccacatctttcttatccatttgcagatgacctccatttaatatgtaaaaagaagAATAGCATAATCTTGTCCTTTTAAGTTCAGtgtcttttaattttgcatttcatttctatactttcttttgtttcatcTTAGATAATTTAGACAAGCTTTAAGTGCATATTAGAAAGTATATGAATATCTAAATTGTGTCTTTAGTGAATGTGGATTTGTTTATCCTCTCTAAGATCTAAAGTATGACTTTCACCATCATCTTTTCCTCAAAGATACAGTGCATGGTGTCACCAATTTGTCCTTTCATGAATCAAATTCATTGTTTTGGCTAGTTAAGCACTAAGCCCTGAATGGAGCTGTTATTAAAAAGTTACAAAGTCAAAAACCTGGACCAAGCTTTTCCACTTATCCAAGGCCAGAATCAGGAACCTGCCTTCACTGTCACAGACACATGCTGGAGTTCTAAAGCATCAGGGCATGAGAGAAGGAGCTGGTAATGCTATCTCTATAGTGTGAATCAAAACCCACTGCTCTCTCAGTTGCCCCTAACTTGAAGAGGCAGACCTTGCCACTACAGGCAGCTCAGGACCAGGCAAGGGTGGTTGGGAAATCAGCTAAGAGTGGTTTTCCTTTCATGGTTATTTTTCCAAGGCAAAGTTATAATTTATTGGCCAACCAATTGAAGTTACACCTTGAAGAAAGAACAAGTAGTGTCAAACAAGATGGGCTCTTCAATTTCATAATGTTGATGGACAATTCATCAAAAATCTCAcaccttttttcccctaaaagtcTATACTAAATTAGTCTTCCGTATGGCTAGTAATctcctaaaacaaataaaaacttgtaaGCCTACTTTCCCTTGAACTTTTTGCACTCTAAAATTCCTAAAGGCAAATATCACagatttaaatgcaaatatataattttatacaataaaaatgtaatagcTATTTCTACAGGGACAGGTTAGGTAGTGGGTTATTCGGATCAAACCATCTGGCTGAAAACAACTCTGGATAAATTACCTTAAAAGCACTGAGGAGTTGAAAAGAGAGTGCAGCCATGTCAGGCCAATTTTCGGAGGGAAGCTTGAATCCAACAAGACTAGAGGATTTCTTGAGTGCCAAAGTTGCTTTTGCCTTGAAAACAT includes:
- the LOC113931220 gene encoding coiled-coil-helix-coiled-coil-helix domain-containing protein 2-like, whose amino-acid sequence is MLRGSRSCTSRMAPLASQALQMRAAPRPAPAAQPPAVAPPAAVGSPAAAPRQPGLMAQMATTAAGVAVGSAVRHMIGHAITGGFSGGGDAEPSRPDITYQEPQGTQPAYQEQQQFGPCHSEMKQFLECAQNQGDLKLCEGFSEVLKQCRFANGLA